In Silene latifolia isolate original U9 population chromosome 3, ASM4854445v1, whole genome shotgun sequence, a single window of DNA contains:
- the LOC141646721 gene encoding glyceraldehyde-3-phosphate dehydrogenase A, chloroplastic, giving the protein MASNMLSIANPTLRVYNKGFSDFSGLHTSVPFGRKSCDDLVTLVSFQTNAVAGKRSGQNGVVEAKIKVAINGFGRIGRNFLRCWHGRKDSPLDVVVINDTGGVKQASHLLKYDSTLGTFDADVKPVGTDGISVDGKVIQVVSDRNPSKLPWGAMGIDLVIEGTGVFVDREGAGKHLEAGAKKVLITAPGKGDIPTYVVGVNEEGYTHADTIISNASCTTNCLAPFVKVLDQKFGIIKGTMTTTHSYTGDQRLLDASHRDLRRARAAALNIVPTSTGAAKAVALVLPNLKGKLNGIALRVPTPNVSVVDLVVQVSKKTFAEEVNAAFREAADKELKGILSVCDEPLVSVDFRCSDVSSTVDSSLTMVMGDDMVKVIAWYDNEWGYSQRVVDLADIVANKWE; this is encoded by the exons ATGGCTTCTAACATGCTCTCCATTGCCAACCCTACTCTTCGG GTATACAACAAGGGATTTTCGGATTTCTCCGGTCTTCACACATCAGTTCCCTTCGGTCGCAAGAGCTGTGACGACTTGGTGACCCTAGTGTCCTTCCAGACTAATGCA GTTGCTGGGAAGAGGAGTGGCCAAAACGGAGTAGTGGAAGCGAAAATCAAGGTGGCAATCAATGGTTTTGGGAGGATTGGAAGGAACTTCTTGAGGTGTTGGCACGGCCGGAAGGACTCACCTCTTGATGTCGTGGTCATCAACGACACCGGAGGTGTGAAACAAGCGTCTCACCTTCTCAAGTACGATTCCACCCTCGGAACTTTCGATGCTGACGTTAAGCCCGTTGGTACCGATGGTATTTCCGTTGATGGCAAAGTCATCCAAGTTGTTTCTGACAGGAACCCATCCAAACTTCCTTGGGG GGCAATGGGCATAGACTTGGTTATAGAAGGGACAGGAGTGTTCGTGGACAGAGAAGGAGCAGGGAAGCATTTGGAAGCGGGAGCAAAGAAGGTGTTGATCACAGCCCCCGGGAAAGGTGATATCCCAACCTACGTGGTGGGTGTCAACGAGGAAGGTTACACCCATGCCGACACCATCATCAGTAACGCCTCTTGCACAACTAACTGCCTGGCTCCTTTCGTCAAGGTCCTCGACCAAAAATTCG GAATTATCAAGGGAACCATGACCACAACCCACTCATACACCGGAGACCAAAGACTCCTAGACGCTAGCCACCGTGACCTAAGGAGAGCCAGAGCCGCAGCCCTTAACATTGTACCCACATCAACAGGTGCAGCTAAGGCGGTTGCCCTGGTCCTTCCAAACCTAAAGGGCAAGCTTAACGGTATTGCTCTTCGTGTCCCAACCCCAAATGTTTCCGTTGTGGACCTTGTCGTCCAAGTCTCCAAGAAGACCTTCGCTGAGGAAGTGAACGCCGCCTTCAGAGAGGCCGCTGACAAGGAGCTCAAGGGCATTCTCTCTGTTTGTGATGAGCCTCTTGTTTCAGTTGACTTTAGATGCAGTGATGTTTCTTCCACCGTCGACTCTTCTTTGACCATGGTTATGGGAGATGATATGGTGAAGGTTATCGCCTGGTACGATAATGAATGGGGTTACTCTCAGAGAGTTGTCGATCTTGCCGACATTGTAGCTAACAAATGGGAGTGA